In Deinococcota bacterium, the genomic stretch GCTGGAAGTCAGGCAGGATGTCGTCGAGCAGCAGGCTGAAGGTGCGCACGCCCAGATGGGAGAAGGCGGCGAACTTCGCTGTCATCGCCGCGAAGTCCGCCACGGAGTTGTAGCAGACGTCGGCGCCGGGGCTGAGCGCGTAGCAGAAGTCGACGCCCGCCTCCCCGGCGACCCGGATGGCAGCGGCGAACTGCGCCATCACGCCCGCGGGGTAGGGCTGGCGCCAGCGCGCCCGGTGCTGGCGGTCGTTCTTGGGGGCATAGACGTAAAGACTGTAGCCGTGTTTGCCCAGGAAGCGGAGGAGGCTGTGGCGCTCGGGCGGGGTGTAGTAGACGCCGTAGAAGCCTTCGATCATCCCGCGCACGGCAAAGGGCGAGGTCACGACGTCTGCGCCCGTACGCCGGGCACCGTCGGGTCGGGCTGCGCTCGTCCTTCGCTGAGCAGAAACGAGCGGATCTTCTCGCTGACGACGCCCTCGACCGCTGCCTGAGCCCGCTCGAGCGCTTGGGGCGACAGGGCTTCTACTTGCGTGTTCACCAGCCGCTCCTTGCTTTCCAGCGCCGCCAGCATGGCGAGCTCGAGGTCGGTCGCCAGGTTGACCTTGCTGACCCCCCCGCCGGGGAGGGCGATGGCCGCCCACATCATCTCTGCGGGAATGCCGGAGCCGCCGTGGAGCACCAGCGGCACGCCGGTCCTCGCCCGCAGGGCTGTCAGGCGCCTCAGGTCCACGGAAGTAGCTGTGCCGGCCTTGACGCCGTGGACGGTGCCCACCGACACGGCCACCGCGTCGACTTGCGTCTCGCGCGCGAAGCGCTCGATCTCGTCCGGGTCGGTGTAGCGGACGTCGTCGCTCATGTCCGTCTCGGAAAAGCTGTAGGCGCCGATGGTGCCCAGCTCACCCTC encodes the following:
- a CDS encoding class II fructose-bisphosphate aldolase; protein product: GSFSPRYPLLIPTVLRAGQALGSPLIVQISQKDMSRCGVEVSLFAEAFYRFLQEGDITVPVVLHLDHTEDERIIAEAIAVGFSSVMIDASHMSLEGNIATTKAVVDYGHACGVSVEGELGTIGAYSFSETDMSDDVRYTDPDEIERFARETQVDAVAVSVGTVHGVKAGTATSVDLRRLTALRARTGVPLVLHGGSGIPAEMMWAAIALPGGGVSKVNLATDLELAMLAALESKERLVNTQVEALSPQALERAQAAVEGVVSEKIRSFLLSEGRAQPDPTVPGVRAQTS